In Leuconostoc kimchii IMSNU 11154, one genomic interval encodes:
- a CDS encoding CCA tRNA nucleotidyltransferase: protein MKIETLPQEFKDAQPALKRLEDAGHEAYFVGGAVRDMLLNKPIHDVDIATSAFPEEVKRLFNTTVDTGIQHGTVMVLDFGNGYEITTFRTESTYTDFRRPDKVTFVRSLLEDLKRRDFTINALAMTHTGDIVDLFNGLSDLKKGIIRAVGDAEVRFTEDALRMMRALRFSAQLSFDIAVDTQKALKTLAPNLEKIAVERIRVEFEKLLQGEKAAQSMEMAVHDGVIPYLPGHLENWDLTPLISDLKIRQPQHHQVVWAHLLSRSSLQVEDMKKFMRLWKTSREDIKAVAMIAPIARQIDQASIFDLYRIYSYRNELIEVLQLMGTATETIANIVHMLKTLPIKQSSDLAINGNKLLARGLFNPGPELGRTLEKLARAVLLGEVNNRTDSLLDYAKELISYDKN, encoded by the coding sequence ATGAAAATTGAGACATTGCCACAAGAATTTAAAGATGCCCAACCTGCTTTAAAACGCCTTGAAGATGCTGGTCATGAGGCTTATTTTGTTGGTGGCGCAGTACGTGACATGCTCTTAAATAAACCAATACATGATGTGGATATTGCCACCTCAGCTTTTCCAGAAGAGGTGAAGCGTTTGTTTAATACGACTGTGGACACTGGTATTCAACATGGGACAGTGATGGTATTAGATTTTGGCAACGGTTATGAAATCACAACTTTTCGAACAGAATCAACCTATACTGATTTTAGACGACCAGACAAAGTGACATTTGTTCGTAGTTTGTTAGAGGATTTGAAACGACGTGACTTCACAATTAATGCTTTAGCAATGACACATACTGGTGACATAGTTGACTTGTTTAATGGGTTATCTGACCTTAAGAAAGGTATTATTCGTGCTGTTGGTGATGCTGAGGTACGTTTTACAGAAGACGCTCTCAGAATGATGCGTGCGTTACGGTTTAGTGCACAATTATCATTTGACATTGCGGTTGATACGCAGAAGGCTTTGAAAACATTAGCGCCTAACCTTGAAAAAATTGCGGTTGAGCGCATTCGTGTTGAATTCGAAAAACTTTTGCAGGGAGAAAAGGCAGCCCAAAGTATGGAAATGGCTGTTCATGATGGTGTGATACCTTACCTGCCAGGTCATCTGGAAAATTGGGACTTAACGCCACTAATTTCTGATTTAAAAATTCGACAACCTCAACATCATCAGGTCGTTTGGGCGCATTTATTGTCACGATCATCGTTGCAGGTTGAGGATATGAAAAAATTCATGAGACTCTGGAAAACAAGCCGTGAAGACATTAAAGCAGTTGCTATGATTGCGCCAATAGCCCGTCAGATTGATCAAGCAAGTATTTTTGATCTTTATCGTATTTATAGTTACCGCAATGAACTTATTGAAGTCTTGCAATTAATGGGAACTGCCACAGAAACGATTGCAAATATTGTACACATGTTGAAAACGTTGCCGATTAAACAATCATCTGATTTGGCAATTAATGGGAACAAATTACTCGCAAGAGGTCTATTTAACCCAGGGCCTGAATTAGGACGTACGCTTGAAAAGCTGGCGCGTGCTGTGTTACTTGGAGAAGTAAATAATAGGACTGATTCATTGTTAGATTATGCGAAGGAGTTGATATCATATGACAAAAATTAA
- a CDS encoding dihydrofolate reductase, with translation MTKIKMVWAEDREHAIGKNGNLPWRLPDDLKLFREETTNTLMIMGRTTWSSIGRPLPNRQTLVLTRQADWQIPFEDVLVTHSVAETLDTIRAESKDVAIAGGAAIYRAFMPYATDLIVTRIDGIINGDTFVDAIDLTTFELVSRQPHDKDDRHDYAFVVERYKRRNRGENV, from the coding sequence ATGACAAAAATTAAAATGGTCTGGGCGGAGGATAGGGAACATGCTATTGGAAAAAATGGTAACTTACCATGGCGCCTACCAGATGATTTGAAGCTTTTTCGTGAAGAAACCACTAATACCTTGATGATCATGGGTCGTACAACATGGTCGAGCATTGGTCGCCCGTTACCAAATCGTCAAACGCTTGTGTTGACAAGACAAGCAGATTGGCAAATACCTTTTGAAGATGTTTTGGTGACACATTCAGTTGCGGAAACATTGGATACTATTCGAGCTGAATCCAAAGATGTTGCCATTGCTGGCGGCGCAGCGATTTATCGCGCGTTTATGCCGTATGCCACAGATCTGATTGTAACGCGTATTGATGGTATAATTAACGGTGATACATTTGTAGATGCGATTGATTTGACAACTTTTGAGTTAGTCAGTCGTCAGCCGCATGACAAAGATGACAGGCACGACTATGCGTTTGTTGTGGAGCGTTATAAGCGTAGAAATCGAGGAGAGAATGTCTAA